Proteins from a single region of Oncorhynchus masou masou isolate Uvic2021 unplaced genomic scaffold, UVic_Omas_1.1 unplaced_scaffold_13378, whole genome shotgun sequence:
- the LOC135530414 gene encoding uncharacterized protein LOC135530414, with translation MINNFRQGRVFVNSPDTASVIGFSKKVLSFIPVTELKAQTDFEHRMPKVQWWQNLHQILKMLAKHQTSFSEIRPWRDRTCDPTFSQHRHWLLEHILTLDCRHRLLEHILTLDCRHRLLEHILTLDCRHRLLEHILTLDCRHWLLEHILTLDCRHRLLEHILTLDCRHRLLEHILTLDCRHRLLEHILTLDCRHRLLNTGLQPWNVTPNLFVFPVYLKRGPYICTVSETT, from the exons ATGATCAACAACTTCAGACAAG GTCGTGTGTTCGTCAACAGCCCAGACACagcatctgtcattggcttcagtAAGAAGGTCCTGTCCTTCATCCCTGTGACTGAACTTAAGGCACAGACTGACTTTGA GCACCGGATGCCCAAGGTCCAGTGGTGGCAGAACCTGCATCAGATTCTGAAGATGTTGGCCAAGCACCAGACCAGCTTCAGCGAGATACGTCCCTGGAGAGATAGAACATGTGACCCGACGTTCTCTCAGCATAGACACTGGCTTCTAGAACACATACTAACCCTGGACTGTAGACACCGGCTTCTAGAACACATACTAACCCTGGACTGTAGACACCGGCTTCTAGAACACATACTAACCCTGGACTGTAGACACCGGCTTCTAGAACACATACTAACCCTGGACTGTAGACACTGGCTTCTAGAACACATACTAACCCTGGACTGTAGACACCGGCTTCTAGAACACATACTAACCCTGGACTGTAGACACCGGCTTCTAGAACACATACTAACCCTGGACTGTAGACACCGGCTTCTAGAACACATACTAACCCTGGACTGTAGACACCGGCTTCTAAACACTGGGCTCCAACCCTGGAATGTCACTCCCAACTTGTTTGTCTTCCCTGTTTATCTAAAGAGGGGTCCTTATATCTGTACTGTGTCTGAGACTACCTAG